CCCAGGGCAGAAAGGACCCGGACAAGCCCGCGAGCTGGGCCTACTACGCCTCGTACCTGCTCGCGAAGTACCGGCTGCAGCCGATGCTGCTGGTCGTCTGCCAGGACCGCGCGACGGCCGAATGGGCGGCTCGGCCGGTCCGCTTCGGCCCTCCCCAGTGGCCGCTGCTCACCCTGCACCCGCTCGTCGCGGGGCCGCACAACATGCCGGTGCTCACCGACCCCGTCGAAGTGCGCAAGGACCTCGCGCTGGCCACACTGTCCGCGATCACCCAGGCTGCGAATCCGGACATCGGGGCCATACTCAAGGCGATGACCCATGTGCTGCGGGACACGCCCGCAGTCCTCGCCAACCCGATCGTCGAACTCATCGCGCAGGGCCTGGGCACGTACCCAGCCGCAGAAACATGGAGGAAACTGGTGGCCGTGGACCTCTCTTTCTACAAGTCGCCCCTCTCCGATGAACTCCGTGCCGAGGGCCGTGCCGAGGGCCGTGCCGAGGGTGAGGCGCGACGCGCGGCCGAGGACGTCCTGGACGTCCTGGCGGAGCGCGGTATCGCCGTGCCCGAGGCGGTTCGCGAGCGCGTCACCGGCTGCGGCGATCCCGAGACCCTGCGTCACTGGCTCCGGCGGGCCGTCACCGCCCCTTCCGCCGAAGCGATCTTCGCGGACGAGTAGCCCGGCCCGTCCCCGCTGAGTCCCGGCGGGGCTGAGCCGCCGCGCCGGCCCCGCTTCCGCCGTTCCGCGGAGGAGGTCCGGGACGAAGGACCCCGTGTCCAGGCTCGGGCGGAGGGCGTTACGGCGGCCTCCGGGGCCGGTAAGGGCATCCAGGTCCCGGTGGCCGCGGGGCACGCCGAGCCCGGTCGAGCGGGGCGGCAACCGCGAGTCGGCGGCCGTGCTCCACGTGCGCGCACCTTCGCAGTGGCGCGCCGATCCCCGGCGATGCGGGGCGTCCGAGGGGCCACCGCGGCATCGGACCCCGTCGGCGGCCGTTCCGGCGTGTCGCTCCCCGTTGCATTTGTTTTGACCGAACTCGGTGCGGTAGGTACGCTCAGACCTTGTGCCTGGGGTGTGCCCTGGCCTTCGTGCGTGCCTACAACCGTGCGGGGAGCCTGCATCGGCCACCGTAATCTGCGCCTTTTCCGCCTTCGGCGGGGGTCCGCGGTATTCGACACACCCGACCGCGTGGGTCGGTGACGTTCCAGGTTAGCTTTACTAACGGCACACAGAAACCGGAGAAGTAGTGCCTACGATCCAGCAGCTGGTCCGGAAGGGCCGGCAGGACAAGGTCGAGAAGAACAAGACGCCCGCACTCGAGGGTTCCCCTCAGCGTCGCGGCGTCTGCACGCGTGTGTTCACGACCACCCCGAAGAAGCCGAACTCGGCCCTCCGTAAGGTCGCGCGTGTGCGTCTGACCTCGGGCATCGAGGTCACGGCCTACATTCCGGGTGAGGGACACAACCTGCAGGAGCACTCCATCGTGCTCGTGCGTGGTGGCCGTGTGAAGGACCTGCCGGGTGTTCGCTACAAGATCATCCGTGGTTCCCTCGACACCCAGGGTGTCAAGAACCGCAAGCAGGCCCGCAGCCGCTACGGCGCCAAGAAGGAGAAGTAAGAATGCCTCGTAAGGGCCCCGCCCCGAAGCGCCCGGTCATCATCGACCCGGTCTACGGTTCTCCTCTGGTGACCTCGCTGATCAACAAGATCCTGCTGAACGGCAAGCGCTCCACCGCCGAGCGCATCGTCTACGGCGCCATGGAAGGCCTTCGCGAGAAGACCGGTGCCGACCCGGTCATCACGCTGAAGCGCGCTCTCGAGAACGTCAAGCCGTCCCTCGAGGTCAAGTCCCGCCGCGTCGGTGGCGCCACCTACCAGGTGCCGATCGAGGTCAAGCCCGGTCGCGCCTCCACCCTCGCGCTCCGCTGGGTCGTGGGCTACTCCCGCGCCCGCCGCGAGAAGACCATGACCGAGCGCCTCATGAACGAGCTCCTGGACGCCTCGAACGGCCTCGGTGCTTCGGTCAAGAAGCGCGAGGACACGCACAAGATGGCCGAGTCCAACAAGGCCTTCGCGCACTACCGCTGGTAGTCGCAGACCCCATCGAGAACCGAGAGAAGACGAAAGCCTTATGGCTACCACTTCGCTTGACCTGGCCAAGGTCCGCAACATCGGGATCATGGCCCACATCGACGCGGGCAAGACGACCACCACCGAGCGCATCCTGTTCTACACCGGTGTTTCGTACAAGATCGGTGAGGTCCACGACGGCGCCGCCACGATGGACTGGATGGAGCAGGAGCAGGAGCGCGGCATCACCATCACGTCCGCCGCGACGACCTGTCACTGGCCGCTCGAGGACGTCGACCACACCATCAACATCATCGACACCCCGGGGCACGTCGACTTCACCGTCGAGGTGGAGCGCTCCCTGCGTGTGCTCGACGGTGCCGTGACGGTGTTCGACGGCGTCGCCGGCGTCGAGCCGCAGTCCGAGACCGTGTGGCGTCAGGCCGACCGCTACGGCGTTCCGCGCATCTGCTTCGTCAACAAGCTCGACCGCACCGGTGCCGAGTTCCACCGCTGTGTCGACATGATCAGCGACCGCCTGGGCGCTCAGCCGATCGTGATGCAGCTCCCGATCGGTGCCGAGGCGGACTTCAAGGGCGTCATCGACCTGGTCCGTATGAAGGCGCTGGTCTGGTCCGCCGAGGCCGCCAAGGGCGAGATGTACGACGTCGTCGACATCCCGGACACGCACGCCGAGGCTGCCGAGGAGTACCGCGGCAAGCTGCTGGAGTCCGTGGCCGAGAACGACGAGGAGATCATGGAGCTGTACCTCGAGGGCCAGGAGCCCTCCGAGGAGCAGCTGTACGCCGCGATCCGCCGTATCACCATCGCCTCGGGCAAGGGCAAGGGCACCACGGTCACCCCGGTGTTCTGTGGCACCGCGTTCAAGAACAAGGGCGTGCAGCCCCTGCTCGACGCGGTCGTCCGCTACCTGCCGTCGCCGCTGGACGTCGAGGCCATCGAGGGTCACGACGTCAAGGACGCCGAGCAGATCGTCCGCCGCAAGCCGTCCGACGAGGAGCCGCTGTCGGCGCTGGCGTTCAAGATCATGAGCGACCCGCACCTGGGCAAGCTCACCTTCGTGCGCATCTACTCCGGCCGTCTGGAGTCCGGCACCGCGGTGCTGAACTCCGTGAAGGGCAAGAAGGAGCGCATCGGCAAGATCTACCGTATGCACGCCAACAAGCGTGAGGAGATCGACTCGGTGGGCGCCGGTGACATCGTCGCCGTCATGGGCCTGAAGCAGACCACCACCGGTGAGACGCTCGCGGACGAGAAGAACCCGGTCATCCTGGAGTCCATGGACTTCCCGGCGCCGGTCATCGAGGTCGCGATCGAGCCCAAGTCCAAGGGCGACCAGGAGAAGCTGGGTGTCGCCATCCAGCGTCTCGCGGAGGAGGACCCCTCCTTCCAGGTGCACACCAACGAGGAGACCGGCCAGACCGTCATCGGCGGTATGGGCGAGCTTCACCTCGAGGTGCTCGTCGACCGGATGAAGCGCGAGTTCAAGGTCGAGGCCAACGTCGGCAAGCCGCAGGTCGCGTACCGCGAGACCATCCGCAAGTCGGTGGACCGCGTGGACTACACCCACAAGAAGCAGACCGGTGGTACCGGTCAGTTCGCCAAGGTGCAGATCGCGGTCGAGCCGATCGAGGGCGGCGACGCGGCCTACGAGTTCGTGAACAAGGTCACCGGTGGCCGCATCCCGAAGGAGTACATCCCTTCCGTGGACGCCGGCTGCCAGGAGGCGATGTCGTTCGGCATCCTCGCCGGCTACGAGATGACGGGCGTCCGCGTCACGCTTCTCGACGGCGCCTACCACGAGGTCGACTCCTCCGAGCTCGCGTTCAAGATCGCCGGTTCGCAGGCCTTCAAGGAGGCCGCGCGCAAGGCGTCCCCGGTTCTCCTCGAGCCGATGATGGCCGTTGAGGTCACCACGCCCGAGGACTACATGGGCGATGTCATCGGTGACATCAACTCCCGCCGTGGCCAGATCCAGGCCATGGAGGAGCGTGCCGGTGCCCGCGTCGTCAAGGGCCTGGTGCCGCTGTCGGAGATGTTCGGCTACGTCGGCGACCTCCGCAGCAAGACCTCGGGTCGCGCAAGCTACTCGATGCAGTTCGACTCCTACGCCGAGGTTCCGCGGAACGTCGCCGAGGAGATCATCGCGAAGGCCAAGGGCGAGTAACTCACCCGAGTACACGCTTTAGGCTTGACGCCGAACCGTCGGGGCGTTCCCCGCGAACCCGTGAGGCTCGTCCCGGCGGTCGGCACCACCAGCAAAGATCACCCTGGCGCCGATGAGTAAGGCGTACAGAACCACTCCACAGGAGGACCCCAGTGGCGAAGGCGAAGTTCGAGCGGACTAAGCCGCACGTCAACATCGGCACCATCGGTCACATCGACCACGGTAAGACGACCCTCACGGCCGCCATTACCAAGGTGCTGCACGACGCGTTCCCGGACCTGAACGAGGCCTCGGCGTTCGACCAGATCGACAAGGCTCCTGAGGAGCGCCAGCGCGGTATCACCATCTCCATCGCGCACGTCGAGTACCAGACCGAGTCGCGTCACTACGCCCACGTCGACTGCCCCGGTCACGCGGACTACATCAAGAACATGATCACCGGTGCCGCCCAGATGGACGGCGCCATCCTCGTGGTCGCCGCCACCGACGGCCCGATGCCGCAGACCAAGGAGCACGTGCTCCTGGCCCGCCAGGTCGGCGTCCCGTACATCGTCGTCGCCCTGAACAAGGCCGACATGGTGGACGACGAGGA
The Streptomyces tirandamycinicus DNA segment above includes these coding regions:
- the rpsL gene encoding 30S ribosomal protein S12, with product MPTIQQLVRKGRQDKVEKNKTPALEGSPQRRGVCTRVFTTTPKKPNSALRKVARVRLTSGIEVTAYIPGEGHNLQEHSIVLVRGGRVKDLPGVRYKIIRGSLDTQGVKNRKQARSRYGAKKEK
- the rpsG gene encoding 30S ribosomal protein S7; amino-acid sequence: MPRKGPAPKRPVIIDPVYGSPLVTSLINKILLNGKRSTAERIVYGAMEGLREKTGADPVITLKRALENVKPSLEVKSRRVGGATYQVPIEVKPGRASTLALRWVVGYSRARREKTMTERLMNELLDASNGLGASVKKREDTHKMAESNKAFAHYRW
- the fusA gene encoding elongation factor G, encoding MATTSLDLAKVRNIGIMAHIDAGKTTTTERILFYTGVSYKIGEVHDGAATMDWMEQEQERGITITSAATTCHWPLEDVDHTINIIDTPGHVDFTVEVERSLRVLDGAVTVFDGVAGVEPQSETVWRQADRYGVPRICFVNKLDRTGAEFHRCVDMISDRLGAQPIVMQLPIGAEADFKGVIDLVRMKALVWSAEAAKGEMYDVVDIPDTHAEAAEEYRGKLLESVAENDEEIMELYLEGQEPSEEQLYAAIRRITIASGKGKGTTVTPVFCGTAFKNKGVQPLLDAVVRYLPSPLDVEAIEGHDVKDAEQIVRRKPSDEEPLSALAFKIMSDPHLGKLTFVRIYSGRLESGTAVLNSVKGKKERIGKIYRMHANKREEIDSVGAGDIVAVMGLKQTTTGETLADEKNPVILESMDFPAPVIEVAIEPKSKGDQEKLGVAIQRLAEEDPSFQVHTNEETGQTVIGGMGELHLEVLVDRMKREFKVEANVGKPQVAYRETIRKSVDRVDYTHKKQTGGTGQFAKVQIAVEPIEGGDAAYEFVNKVTGGRIPKEYIPSVDAGCQEAMSFGILAGYEMTGVRVTLLDGAYHEVDSSELAFKIAGSQAFKEAARKASPVLLEPMMAVEVTTPEDYMGDVIGDINSRRGQIQAMEERAGARVVKGLVPLSEMFGYVGDLRSKTSGRASYSMQFDSYAEVPRNVAEEIIAKAKGE